A single window of Acidimicrobiales bacterium DNA harbors:
- a CDS encoding acyl-CoA dehydrogenase family protein gives MELELSDDQHALQDSVRAVLVRECPISLVRCVVEEHKGADELWSRITELDWPALAVPEEDGGLGLGFVELAVVAEELGRVIAPAPFLATAAQFVPAVLAAGDAGQRSRFLGAVARDGIVGSLAVAEGPGRFDAAGIATVATADGDGFVLDGEKRFVFDGDRADEVVVAARLAGSTGEDGIGLFVVPGESLDSTPMASLDASRSYATVVLDAVRVGPDRVLGTPGASGPVLRTVVRQATAALAAEMVGTCQAIFDIVHAYVKEREQFGVKVGSFQAIKHKLANMFVALESARATAYFAAAAIAEGDERRDVAVAMAKASVGDCQKLVAQEGIQCLGGIGYTWEHDMHLYVKRAKAGAALFGTGAEHLEELSHLLGL, from the coding sequence GTGGAGCTCGAGCTCTCCGACGACCAGCACGCGCTCCAGGACTCGGTGCGCGCCGTGCTGGTGCGCGAGTGCCCGATCTCGCTGGTCCGGTGCGTGGTCGAGGAGCACAAGGGCGCCGACGAGCTGTGGAGCCGCATCACCGAGCTCGACTGGCCGGCGCTGGCCGTTCCCGAGGAGGACGGCGGGCTCGGGCTCGGGTTCGTGGAGCTCGCCGTGGTGGCCGAGGAGCTGGGCCGGGTCATCGCCCCCGCGCCCTTCCTCGCCACGGCGGCCCAGTTCGTCCCGGCGGTGCTGGCCGCGGGCGACGCCGGGCAGCGCAGCCGCTTCCTCGGGGCGGTGGCGCGTGACGGCATCGTGGGCAGCCTGGCGGTGGCCGAGGGGCCCGGCCGCTTCGACGCCGCCGGCATCGCCACGGTGGCGACGGCGGACGGCGACGGATTCGTCCTCGACGGGGAGAAGCGCTTCGTCTTCGACGGGGACCGGGCCGACGAGGTCGTGGTGGCCGCCCGCCTGGCGGGCAGCACGGGTGAGGACGGCATCGGGTTGTTCGTCGTCCCCGGGGAGTCGCTCGACAGCACGCCGATGGCGAGCCTCGACGCCAGCCGCAGCTACGCCACGGTCGTCCTCGACGCCGTGCGCGTGGGCCCCGACCGCGTGCTCGGTACGCCGGGCGCGTCCGGGCCGGTGCTGCGCACCGTCGTGCGGCAGGCGACCGCCGCCCTGGCGGCCGAGATGGTGGGGACGTGCCAGGCGATCTTCGACATCGTCCACGCCTACGTCAAAGAGCGCGAGCAGTTCGGCGTGAAGGTGGGCTCGTTCCAGGCCATCAAGCACAAGCTGGCCAACATGTTCGTCGCCCTGGAGTCGGCGCGGGCGACGGCGTACTTCGCGGCCGCCGCCATCGCCGAGGGTGACGAGCGCCGCGACGTCGCCGTGGCCATGGCCAAGGCGAGCGTGGGCGATTGCCAGAAGCTCGTCGCCCAGGAGGGGATCCAGTGCCTCGGCGGCATCGGCTACACGTGGGAGCACGACATGCACCTGTACGTGAAGCGGGCCAAGGCCGGTGCCGCCCTGTTCGGGACCGGGGCCGAGCACCTCGAAGAGCTCTCGCACCTTCTCGGCCTGTAA
- a CDS encoding SDR family oxidoreductase: protein MAEGASLGGRRVLVVGASSGIGRALAVAAGSAGARVALAARREALVEEAAAEIRAAGGEARGWRCDVTVEADCARVVDEAAQWLGGMDVLLYMAGSSPLVRVPDATAALWHDMLATNLVGAALVVARALEHLRRAPDPVVVVTTHSMGAPWPWLGVYGATKAALAELARALRAEEPGVRVLCVAVGNTASSFADAWDPAVAARAFEQWVADGLLRYEVLQSSEMADAIVAAVLDPAGPDDLLIAGADVSSPATG, encoded by the coding sequence GTGGCAGAGGGCGCCAGTCTCGGGGGCCGGCGGGTGCTCGTCGTCGGCGCGTCGTCGGGCATCGGCCGCGCCCTCGCCGTCGCCGCCGGGAGCGCCGGGGCGCGCGTGGCCCTGGCCGCCCGGCGCGAGGCGCTCGTCGAGGAGGCCGCCGCCGAGATCCGCGCCGCCGGCGGTGAGGCGCGCGGCTGGCGCTGCGACGTCACCGTGGAGGCCGACTGCGCCCGCGTGGTCGACGAGGCCGCGCAGTGGCTCGGCGGCATGGACGTCCTGCTCTACATGGCGGGCAGCTCGCCGCTCGTCCGGGTGCCCGACGCCACCGCCGCCCTGTGGCACGACATGCTCGCCACCAACCTGGTGGGGGCGGCGCTCGTGGTCGCCAGGGCGCTCGAGCACCTGCGACGCGCCCCGGACCCGGTGGTGGTGGTGACCACCCACTCCATGGGCGCGCCCTGGCCGTGGCTCGGTGTCTACGGCGCCACCAAGGCGGCCCTGGCCGAGCTGGCGCGCGCCCTGCGGGCGGAGGAGCCCGGGGTGCGCGTGCTGTGCGTGGCGGTGGGCAACACCGCCTCGTCGTTCGCCGACGCCTGGGACCCGGCCGTGGCGGCCCGGGCGTTCGAGCAGTGGGTCGCCGACGGCCTGCTGCGTTACGAGGTGCTGCAGTCCTCGGAGATGGCGGACGCCATCGTGGCGGCGGTCCTCGACCCTGCCGGGCCCGACGACCTGCTCATCGCAGGCGCCGACGTGTCGTCACCGGCGACGGGCTGA
- a CDS encoding SDR family oxidoreductase gives MGTGTRPTALVTGASSGLGECFARTLAATGYDLVLVARGRSSLERLGLELEQQHGTASEVMAADLADAAQLDGVAERLRTGDPVDVVVNNAGFGHYGRFVDLAVDGEAGQVTVNALAVLVLSHAALGAMVRRGSGSLLNVASIAGFAPTPHSATYSATKSFVIFLSEALHDEVAPRGVHVTVLCPGFTRTDFQQRAGVRTDRLPSFAWSDAQSVVDHGLAALERNQAVCVPGALNKITAASPRFAPRGLVRRISAQVMRRMES, from the coding sequence ATGGGAACGGGAACTCGACCAACGGCGCTCGTCACGGGCGCGTCGTCGGGGCTGGGGGAATGCTTCGCCCGGACCCTGGCCGCCACGGGGTACGACCTCGTCCTCGTGGCCCGGGGCCGGTCCAGCCTCGAGCGGTTGGGCCTCGAGCTCGAGCAGCAGCACGGCACCGCCAGCGAGGTGATGGCGGCCGACCTCGCCGACGCCGCGCAGCTCGACGGCGTGGCGGAGCGCCTGCGCACGGGCGACCCCGTCGACGTCGTCGTCAACAACGCCGGCTTCGGCCACTACGGGCGGTTCGTGGACCTCGCCGTCGACGGCGAGGCCGGCCAGGTGACGGTCAACGCGCTGGCGGTGCTCGTCCTCAGCCACGCCGCCCTCGGCGCCATGGTGCGGCGAGGGTCGGGCAGCCTCCTCAACGTGGCGTCGATCGCCGGCTTCGCCCCGACGCCGCACAGCGCCACCTACTCGGCCACCAAGTCGTTCGTCATCTTCCTGTCCGAGGCCCTGCACGACGAGGTGGCGCCCCGGGGCGTGCACGTGACGGTGCTGTGCCCGGGCTTCACGCGCACGGACTTCCAACAGCGCGCCGGGGTGCGCACCGACCGGCTCCCGAGCTTTGCCTGGAGCGACGCCCAGTCGGTCGTCGACCACGGCCTGGCCGCCCTGGAGCGCAACCAGGCGGTGTGCGTCCCCGGCGCCCTCAACAAGATCACCGCGGCGTCGCCCCGGTTCGCCCCCCGGGGCCTGGTGCGCCGGATCTCGGCGCAGGTGATGCGGCGGATGGAGTCCTGA
- a CDS encoding coniferyl-alcohol dehydrogenase — MASVWSYEGKRVLVSGGGGAGMGAAAVRDLLELGAEVHVFDVLESSADVASFRSVDLRDPAAIDAAVADLGGPLHALFNCAGLPGPPFSGLDVMLVNFVAARHLTGLAAGLMSPGAAVVTISSAGAFGWENTIDQVMPLVSTPGYAEAKQWCEDNPGAVGEGYLLSKQAIIVWTLHAALDLAPRGIRVNCTSPGPTQTPMMPAFETYMGKDFMDRFPKPLGGRNSTPEEQGHLVVFLNGDAAGYITGTNVYADGGFSAGMLTSRLDFSVLAGETPAG; from the coding sequence ATGGCGAGCGTGTGGAGCTACGAGGGCAAGCGGGTGCTCGTGAGCGGCGGCGGGGGTGCGGGCATGGGTGCCGCGGCCGTGCGCGACCTGCTCGAGCTCGGCGCCGAGGTGCACGTCTTCGACGTGTTGGAGTCGTCGGCCGACGTGGCGAGCTTCCGGTCCGTGGACCTGCGCGACCCCGCTGCCATCGATGCCGCCGTGGCCGACCTGGGTGGGCCCCTGCACGCGCTGTTCAACTGCGCGGGGCTGCCCGGGCCGCCCTTCAGCGGCCTCGACGTGATGCTGGTCAACTTCGTGGCCGCCCGCCACCTGACGGGGCTCGCCGCCGGGCTCATGTCCCCGGGCGCGGCGGTGGTCACCATCTCGTCCGCCGGGGCGTTCGGGTGGGAGAACACCATCGACCAGGTGATGCCCCTCGTCAGCACCCCGGGCTACGCCGAGGCGAAGCAGTGGTGCGAGGACAACCCCGGCGCCGTGGGCGAGGGCTACCTCCTGTCGAAGCAGGCCATCATCGTATGGACGCTGCACGCCGCGCTCGACCTCGCCCCCCGGGGCATCCGCGTGAACTGCACCAGCCCCGGCCCCACGCAGACCCCGATGATGCCGGCGTTCGAGACGTACATGGGCAAGGACTTCATGGACCGGTTCCCCAAGCCCCTGGGCGGCCGCAACTCCACGCCCGAGGAGCAGGGCCACCTGGTGGTGTTCCTGAACGGCGACGCCGCCGGGTACATCACCGGCACCAACGTCTACGCCGACGGGGGGTTCTCGGCCGGGATGCTCACGAGCCGCCTCGACTTCTCGGTGCTGGCGGGCGAGACCCCGGCCGGCTGA
- a CDS encoding acyl-CoA dehydrogenase family protein — protein MRLHYDEETEAFRRELRAWMEANLPPSSERTERVTSSAHIPEWARAWQRKLFDNGWLVPGWPPEYGGRNATPVQQMVYFEELANLGVPRSCNPQGLSIITPSILDWGTDEQKERYALPTLKADISWCLGMSEPDAGSDLAGLRTRAELHGDHFVVNGQKVWTSGAHHADYCFCFVRTDPEASKHAGISVLIIDMSTPGIQTRPIAELTDREHTDFNEVFFTDVEVPAANLVGELHRGWSVAGGSLAHERGMLWINEATGTEKIIERVVTTATTPLPGGRRLADDPALRTVVARAYVQSQALKLLGYRGFAKFAKGMASPEHSVLKLLGSELRRGLALDVGEALGANGLDLSRHDAPSVGRGDSEAWLVHWLQSFAGTIAGGTSEIQRNIIAERVLGLPRR, from the coding sequence GTGCGCCTGCACTACGACGAGGAGACCGAGGCGTTTCGCCGGGAGCTGCGGGCCTGGATGGAAGCGAACCTCCCTCCCTCCTCCGAGCGCACCGAGCGGGTGACGTCCTCCGCCCACATCCCCGAGTGGGCCCGGGCCTGGCAGCGCAAGCTGTTCGACAACGGCTGGCTCGTCCCCGGCTGGCCACCGGAGTACGGCGGCCGCAACGCCACGCCGGTGCAGCAGATGGTCTACTTCGAGGAGCTCGCCAACCTGGGCGTCCCGCGCAGCTGCAACCCCCAGGGCCTGTCCATCATCACCCCCTCCATCCTCGACTGGGGCACCGACGAGCAGAAGGAGCGCTACGCGCTCCCCACGCTGAAGGCCGACATCAGCTGGTGCCTGGGCATGAGCGAGCCCGACGCCGGTAGCGACCTGGCGGGGCTGCGCACCCGCGCCGAGCTGCACGGCGACCACTTCGTGGTGAACGGCCAGAAGGTGTGGACGTCGGGGGCGCACCACGCCGACTACTGCTTCTGCTTCGTGCGCACCGACCCCGAGGCGTCCAAGCACGCCGGGATCAGCGTCCTCATCATCGACATGTCGACGCCGGGCATCCAGACGCGGCCCATCGCCGAGCTCACCGACCGCGAGCACACCGACTTCAACGAGGTCTTCTTCACCGACGTGGAGGTCCCGGCGGCCAACCTGGTGGGCGAGCTGCACCGCGGCTGGTCGGTGGCGGGCGGGTCGCTGGCGCACGAGCGCGGCATGCTGTGGATCAACGAGGCGACGGGGACCGAGAAGATCATCGAGCGCGTCGTCACCACCGCCACCACCCCCCTGCCCGGCGGCCGGCGGCTGGCCGACGACCCCGCCCTGCGGACGGTGGTGGCACGCGCCTACGTGCAGTCCCAGGCGCTCAAGCTGCTGGGGTACCGCGGGTTCGCGAAGTTCGCCAAGGGGATGGCCTCGCCCGAGCACTCGGTGCTCAAGCTCCTCGGGAGCGAGCTGCGTCGCGGCCTGGCGCTCGACGTCGGCGAGGCCCTCGGCGCCAACGGGCTCGACCTGTCCCGGCACGATGCGCCGTCGGTGGGTCGGGGCGACAGCGAGGCATGGCTCGTGCACTGGTTGCAGAGCTTCGCCGGCACCATCGCCGGAGGGACGTCGGAGATCCAGCGCAACATCATCGCCGAGCGCGTGCTCGGGCTGCCGCGCAGGTAG
- a CDS encoding AMP-binding protein, whose protein sequence is MKDALHDLTFADVLRTHVGTRPASLGAVCGGHRLTYEALDERVNKLANALAGAGVGPGDRMLWLGQNCHRLLEGLLAAAKLGAVFCPANWRQSAAELAFVITDSDPAVVFWQEAEIGDALRQARAETGSAALWLQHDGAGGGGYEAFLAGGAAHDPAGDTDERAAVLMMYTAAFTGSPNGALLSSRALVLQGSFIAQIQGVGSDYVYLNCGPLFHVATFMTTLATFLSGGTNVFTPRVDAEELCRLIAGERCTGAFVMPPTMDQILELNAGGRYDLRSLRGFAGKPEWTAMITVDDSPWGRRPAGYGQTEVMGLATFNALQPSLGSSGRPAPFLRIAVVDPDGTVLGPGETGEIVARGPTVMNGYFNRPELNARRQAGGWHHTNDLGRIEPDGSLTFVGPKTRLIKSAAENVYPTEVEGCLRSHPAVADAAVIGVPDPTWGQNVTAVVVLRDGEKASVEEIIDHCRQRIASYKKPKRVEFVDALPRQGFAVDYDALDERFGGGGYPGTGR, encoded by the coding sequence GTGAAAGACGCCCTGCACGACCTCACCTTCGCCGACGTCCTGCGCACGCACGTCGGGACGCGCCCGGCGTCGCTGGGCGCGGTGTGCGGCGGGCACCGACTCACCTACGAGGCCCTCGACGAGCGCGTCAACAAGCTCGCCAACGCGCTGGCGGGCGCCGGGGTGGGGCCCGGGGACCGCATGCTGTGGCTCGGGCAGAACTGCCACCGGCTGCTCGAGGGGCTGCTGGCGGCGGCCAAGCTCGGGGCGGTGTTCTGCCCCGCCAACTGGCGGCAGAGCGCGGCCGAGCTCGCCTTCGTGATCACCGACAGCGACCCGGCCGTGGTGTTCTGGCAGGAGGCCGAGATCGGCGACGCCCTGCGCCAGGCCCGCGCCGAGACGGGCTCGGCGGCCCTGTGGCTCCAGCACGACGGGGCGGGCGGCGGCGGCTACGAGGCCTTCCTGGCCGGCGGCGCCGCCCACGACCCCGCCGGCGACACCGACGAGCGCGCCGCCGTGCTCATGATGTACACCGCGGCGTTCACCGGCAGCCCCAACGGCGCGCTGCTGTCGAGCCGGGCGCTCGTCCTGCAGGGATCGTTCATCGCCCAGATCCAGGGCGTGGGGTCCGACTACGTGTACCTGAACTGCGGGCCGCTGTTCCACGTGGCCACGTTCATGACGACGCTCGCCACCTTCCTGTCGGGGGGCACCAACGTGTTCACCCCCCGGGTGGACGCCGAGGAGCTGTGCCGGCTGATCGCCGGGGAGCGCTGCACCGGGGCGTTCGTGATGCCGCCGACCATGGACCAGATCCTCGAGCTCAACGCCGGGGGCCGCTACGACCTGAGGAGCCTGCGGGGGTTCGCCGGCAAGCCGGAGTGGACGGCCATGATCACGGTCGACGACAGCCCCTGGGGCCGGCGCCCCGCCGGCTACGGCCAGACCGAGGTCATGGGGCTCGCCACCTTCAACGCGCTGCAGCCGAGCCTGGGCTCGAGCGGGCGCCCCGCGCCGTTCCTGCGCATCGCCGTGGTCGACCCCGACGGCACGGTGCTCGGGCCGGGGGAGACCGGGGAGATCGTGGCCCGCGGGCCCACGGTCATGAACGGCTACTTCAACCGCCCCGAGCTCAACGCCCGGCGCCAGGCGGGCGGGTGGCACCACACCAACGACCTGGGCCGCATCGAGCCCGACGGGTCGCTCACCTTCGTGGGGCCCAAGACCCGCCTCATCAAGTCGGCGGCCGAGAACGTCTACCCCACCGAGGTGGAGGGCTGCCTGCGGTCGCACCCGGCGGTGGCCGACGCCGCCGTCATCGGCGTGCCCGACCCCACCTGGGGCCAGAACGTCACGGCGGTCGTGGTGCTGCGCGACGGCGAGAAGGCGTCGGTCGAGGAGATCATCGACCACTGCCGCCAGCGCATCGCCTCGTACAAGAAGCCCAAGAGGGTCGAGTTCGTCGACGCCCTGCCCCGGCAGGGCTTCGCCGTGGACTACGACGCCCTCGACGAGCGCTTCGGCGGGGGCGGGTACCCCGGCACCGGTCGCTGA
- a CDS encoding OB-fold domain-containing protein — MTTPGAAAGPARGPAVRLLPRLDDANRFFWTSGEDGRLRFLRCGACRRYVHPPVPRCPYCLEGPLVPEPVSGRAVVHSFTVNVQQWIPGSDPYVIGLVTIAEQDDVRLTTNLVDCAPEDVHIGMAVDVTFEHADDVWLPLFRPAERPVDRSAR; from the coding sequence GTGACCACGCCCGGGGCCGCCGCGGGGCCGGCGCGCGGGCCCGCCGTCCGCCTGCTGCCGCGCCTCGACGACGCCAACCGGTTCTTCTGGACCTCGGGCGAGGACGGCCGGCTGCGCTTCCTGCGCTGCGGCGCCTGCCGGCGCTACGTCCATCCCCCCGTGCCGCGCTGTCCCTACTGCCTCGAGGGCCCACTGGTGCCCGAACCGGTGAGCGGGCGCGCGGTGGTGCACTCCTTCACGGTCAACGTCCAGCAGTGGATACCGGGCTCCGACCCCTACGTCATCGGGCTCGTCACCATCGCCGAGCAGGACGACGTGCGGCTGACGACCAACCTGGTGGACTGCGCGCCGGAGGACGTCCACATCGGCATGGCCGTCGACGTCACCTTCGAGCACGCCGACGACGTGTGGCTGCCGTTGTTCCGGCCGGCCGAGCGGCCGGTGGACCGGTCGGCCCGATGA
- a CDS encoding thiolase family protein, with the protein MSRPELLERRSVISGIGQSDVGRRLGRSDLDLTVDACLAAIADAGLTRDDIDGLATFPGAGVGTAGFAGPSSPEVQDALRLALNWHDGGLEGPGQLRAVFAACMAVAAGLARHVLVYRTVTESTAQGEGGRQGIGGGGGDGRGVPRFSGFLQWTIPYGAVSAVNWLAWIAQRRMYEYDLTREQLAWISLNGRRNAARNPKAIYREPLSLDDYLAVRMISTPLCLYDCDAPCDGSTAVVVSHADYAPDAPRPACHVNAVGTAIRGRPSWDQFDDMTTFSARDAAASMWARTELRPSDVDVAELYDGFSILTMVWLEELGLCAKGESGPFVEGGARIALDGSLPLNTSGGQLSAGRLHGFGMLHEACLQLRGEGGERQVARPPEVAAVAAGGGPIAGCMLLTRGPS; encoded by the coding sequence ATGAGCCGGCCCGAGCTGCTGGAGCGCCGGTCGGTCATCTCGGGCATCGGGCAGTCCGACGTCGGGCGCCGGCTCGGGCGCAGCGACCTGGACCTCACCGTCGACGCCTGCCTGGCGGCCATCGCCGATGCCGGCCTCACCCGCGACGACATCGACGGGCTGGCCACCTTCCCCGGCGCCGGCGTGGGCACCGCAGGCTTCGCCGGCCCGTCGAGCCCCGAGGTGCAGGACGCGCTGCGCCTCGCGCTCAACTGGCACGACGGGGGGCTCGAGGGCCCGGGGCAGCTCCGGGCGGTGTTCGCCGCCTGCATGGCGGTGGCGGCCGGGCTCGCCCGCCACGTGCTCGTGTACCGCACGGTCACCGAGTCGACGGCCCAGGGCGAGGGGGGCCGCCAGGGCATCGGCGGTGGGGGCGGGGACGGTCGGGGCGTGCCCCGCTTCTCGGGCTTCCTCCAGTGGACGATCCCCTACGGGGCCGTGTCCGCCGTCAACTGGCTGGCCTGGATCGCCCAGCGCCGCATGTACGAGTACGACCTCACCCGGGAGCAGCTGGCCTGGATCTCGCTCAACGGCCGGCGCAACGCGGCGCGCAACCCCAAGGCCATCTACCGCGAGCCCCTGTCGCTCGACGACTACCTGGCCGTGCGCATGATCTCCACGCCCCTGTGCCTCTACGACTGTGACGCCCCCTGCGACGGGTCGACGGCGGTCGTGGTCTCGCACGCCGACTACGCGCCCGACGCGCCACGGCCCGCGTGCCACGTCAACGCCGTCGGCACGGCCATCCGGGGCCGGCCGAGCTGGGACCAGTTCGACGACATGACCACCTTCTCGGCGCGCGACGCGGCGGCGAGCATGTGGGCGCGCACCGAGCTGCGCCCATCGGACGTCGACGTCGCCGAGCTCTACGACGGGTTCAGCATCCTCACCATGGTGTGGCTCGAGGAGCTCGGCCTGTGCGCCAAGGGCGAGAGCGGGCCCTTCGTGGAGGGGGGCGCCCGCATCGCGCTCGACGGCTCGCTGCCGCTCAACACGAGCGGGGGCCAGCTCTCGGCGGGACGCCTGCACGGCTTCGGCATGCTGCACGAGGCCTGCCTGCAGCTGCGCGGCGAGGGCGGCGAGCGCCAGGTGGCGCGCCCGCCCGAGGTGGCGGCGGTGGCCGCCGGCGGCGGGCCCATCGCCGGCTGCATGCTGCTCACCCGCGGCCCGTCGTGA
- a CDS encoding acetate--CoA ligase family protein — MAQQRRDLEEFFHPKAVALVGSVNRNAKPERLRASYRERWGDNWHLVNAKGGSIGDIPVYEHVTDIPAEITLAVVNVGTRLVAKTVEECGKHGVPYVLVFTAGFSEVGEAGAALEREVGEMARRYGIRVFGPNTNTNAFEKLPEPPRRRGGRIGLVTQSGHQGRPLVQGTEFGVAFSRWVPTGNELDLEAADFIEYFAYDDDTAVIAGYFEGFKDPAKLRRALEAANAQGKPVVALKMGSTDAGTRMASSHTGHLAGSDAVVEGLFAQYGVVRVRDLDELLETAALFAKLPAGTGGRCCLYSISGGSGTLMAEVAESSGVPVPQLAERTRSSLREMIPDYLTVANPVDNGAQFLVSAPVEDRKRVFDLVAADPSVDVIVVGLTGALGRLTDRFAEDIVAFIDELSKPVVVTWNSFKTDEQGFTTLVDAGVPLFRSFRNCFTALRDFAAYQEASGSFRPRNAGASRLPREAAAALADVGGDGSGPLGADASRRLLEAFGVPLAGEGLARSAAEAARVAGDIGFPVVMKIASPDFPHKSDAGLVRLSVGSASEARAVYAELVARALEANRRARIEGVQIQEQVTGGTEMIVGVTRDPVFGPAVLVGTGGVFAEILADVAVRPLPIDRRDAEEMVRSLRGYPLLAGARGRARGDVKALVDVVLGVARLAAACGDRLAELDLNPVVVRPEGAVAVDSLVVAAG, encoded by the coding sequence GTGGCCCAGCAGCGCCGCGATCTCGAGGAGTTCTTCCACCCCAAGGCGGTGGCGCTCGTCGGGTCCGTGAACCGCAACGCCAAGCCCGAGCGCCTGCGCGCCTCGTACCGCGAGCGCTGGGGCGACAACTGGCACCTGGTGAACGCCAAGGGCGGGAGCATCGGCGACATCCCCGTCTACGAGCACGTCACCGACATCCCCGCCGAGATCACGCTGGCCGTGGTCAACGTGGGCACGCGCCTGGTGGCGAAGACCGTGGAGGAGTGCGGCAAGCACGGCGTGCCCTACGTGCTCGTCTTCACCGCCGGGTTCAGCGAGGTGGGCGAGGCGGGCGCCGCGCTCGAGCGCGAGGTGGGCGAGATGGCGCGCCGCTACGGCATCCGTGTCTTCGGTCCCAACACCAACACCAACGCCTTCGAGAAGCTGCCCGAGCCCCCCCGCCGCCGCGGCGGGCGCATCGGGCTCGTGACCCAGAGTGGGCACCAGGGCCGGCCCCTCGTGCAGGGGACGGAGTTCGGGGTGGCGTTCTCGCGCTGGGTCCCGACGGGCAACGAGCTCGACCTCGAAGCGGCCGACTTCATCGAGTATTTCGCCTACGACGACGACACGGCCGTGATCGCCGGCTACTTCGAGGGGTTCAAGGACCCCGCCAAGCTGCGCCGCGCCCTGGAGGCCGCCAACGCCCAGGGCAAGCCCGTGGTGGCGCTCAAGATGGGGAGCACGGACGCGGGCACGCGCATGGCGAGCTCGCACACCGGCCACCTGGCGGGATCCGACGCCGTGGTGGAGGGGCTCTTCGCCCAGTACGGGGTGGTGCGCGTGCGTGATCTCGACGAGCTGCTCGAGACGGCCGCCCTGTTCGCCAAGCTCCCGGCGGGGACCGGAGGGCGGTGCTGCTTGTACTCCATCTCGGGTGGGTCGGGGACGCTCATGGCGGAGGTGGCGGAGTCGAGCGGCGTCCCCGTCCCGCAGCTGGCGGAGCGGACGCGCTCCTCGCTGCGCGAGATGATCCCCGACTACCTCACCGTCGCCAACCCCGTCGACAACGGCGCCCAGTTCCTGGTGTCCGCCCCGGTCGAGGACAGAAAGCGCGTCTTCGACCTCGTGGCCGCCGACCCCTCGGTCGACGTCATCGTGGTGGGGCTCACCGGGGCGCTGGGGCGGCTCACGGACCGCTTCGCCGAGGACATCGTGGCCTTCATCGACGAGCTGTCCAAGCCCGTCGTCGTCACGTGGAACTCCTTCAAGACCGACGAGCAGGGCTTCACCACGCTGGTCGACGCGGGCGTGCCGCTGTTCCGGTCCTTCCGCAACTGCTTCACCGCCCTGCGCGACTTCGCCGCCTACCAGGAGGCGTCGGGGTCGTTCCGGCCCCGCAACGCCGGGGCGAGCCGACTCCCCAGGGAGGCGGCGGCCGCCCTCGCCGACGTGGGCGGCGACGGCTCCGGTCCCCTGGGGGCCGACGCCTCGCGCCGGCTGCTCGAGGCCTTCGGGGTGCCACTGGCCGGTGAGGGCCTGGCCCGCTCGGCGGCGGAGGCGGCGCGCGTGGCCGGCGACATCGGCTTCCCGGTGGTGATGAAGATCGCCTCGCCCGACTTCCCGCACAAGTCCGACGCCGGCCTCGTGCGCCTGTCGGTGGGGTCGGCGAGCGAGGCCAGGGCGGTCTACGCCGAGCTGGTGGCCCGGGCGCTCGAGGCGAACCGCAGGGCGCGTATCGAGGGCGTGCAGATCCAGGAGCAGGTGACCGGCGGCACCGAGATGATCGTCGGGGTCACCCGCGACCCGGTGTTCGGGCCCGCCGTGCTGGTGGGCACGGGCGGGGTGTTCGCCGAGATCCTGGCGGACGTGGCCGTGCGCCCGCTGCCCATCGACCGGCGCGACGCCGAGGAGATGGTGCGCTCCCTGCGCGGCTACCCGCTGCTGGCGGGGGCGCGCGGGCGTGCCCGCGGGGACGTGAAAGCCCTCGTCGACGTGGTGCTGGGCGTGGCCCGCCTGGCCGCGGCGTGCGGTGACCGGCTGGCGGAGCTCGACCTCAACCCGGTGGTCGTGCGCCCCGAGGGCGCCGTGGCCGTCGACTCGCTCGTGGTGGCGGCGGGATAG